The following are encoded together in the Bacillus sp. NP157 genome:
- a CDS encoding carbon starvation protein A yields MNSAIPKPSPAGKILWAAIAIVGAWCLGVVALRRGEPINAIWLVTASIAVFLIGYRFYSRMIATRVLQLDPSRATPSVLRNDGLDYVPTDKWVVFGHHFAAIAGAGPLVGPVLAAQMGYLPGMLWILVGVVFAGAVQDFMILGLSLRRDGRSLGHMLREELGEVPGVIAMVGVLVLMMIVLAVLALVVVKALTHSPWGTFTVAATIPIAILMGLYLRYFRPGRILEVSIIGVALLLASIWFGKTVNDTPALAALFDFDAKALAWWLIGYGFFASVLPVWLLLAPRDYLSTFLKIGTIALLALAIFLAAPTLQMPAVTKFIDGTGPVFQGNLFPFLFITIACGAVSGWHSIIASGTTPKLLANEGEARMVGYGGMLMEAFVAIMALIAAASLHPGVYFAMNSPGALVGTTVQDAAQAISAWGFVVTPAELTDTAKNIGESTILGRAGGAPTLAVGMAQLLHGIMPGEGMMALWYHYAILFEALFILTTVDAGTRVGRFMIQELAGMAYAPLKHTDSWLGNVVATVICVGLWGYFLYQGAVDPLGGINTLWPLFGIANQMLAAIALMLATVVTVKLKRERFVLVPAVPAVWLVLCTLTAGWQKLFDEKISFTAAANKYADALAANKLLPPAKTADDMQRIITNARVDMALTGLFMLLVLTMLYFSLRAMVRAWKANHPTAHEEPYVALSSVTP; encoded by the coding sequence ATGAATAGCGCCATTCCTAAACCCAGCCCGGCAGGCAAGATCCTGTGGGCCGCCATCGCCATCGTCGGCGCCTGGTGCCTTGGCGTCGTGGCCCTGCGCCGCGGCGAGCCGATCAACGCCATCTGGCTGGTCACCGCATCCATTGCGGTCTTCCTGATCGGCTACCGCTTTTACAGCCGGATGATCGCCACCCGCGTGCTGCAGCTGGATCCCAGCCGCGCGACGCCATCGGTGCTGCGCAATGACGGCCTGGACTACGTCCCCACCGACAAATGGGTGGTGTTCGGTCACCATTTCGCCGCCATCGCCGGTGCCGGTCCGCTGGTCGGTCCCGTGCTCGCCGCCCAGATGGGCTACCTGCCCGGCATGCTCTGGATCCTGGTCGGCGTGGTCTTCGCCGGCGCCGTGCAGGACTTCATGATCCTCGGCCTGTCGCTGCGCCGCGACGGCCGCTCGCTCGGCCACATGCTGCGCGAGGAACTGGGCGAAGTGCCCGGCGTCATCGCCATGGTCGGCGTGCTGGTGCTGATGATGATCGTGCTCGCCGTGCTCGCCCTCGTGGTGGTCAAGGCGCTGACGCACAGCCCGTGGGGCACGTTCACCGTGGCCGCGACCATCCCCATCGCCATCCTGATGGGCCTGTACCTGCGCTACTTCCGCCCCGGACGCATCCTCGAGGTGTCGATCATCGGCGTGGCGCTGTTGCTGGCCTCGATCTGGTTCGGCAAGACGGTCAACGACACGCCGGCCCTGGCCGCCCTGTTCGACTTCGATGCCAAGGCCCTGGCCTGGTGGCTGATCGGCTATGGCTTCTTCGCTTCGGTGCTGCCGGTGTGGCTGCTGCTCGCACCGCGCGACTACCTGTCGACCTTCCTGAAGATCGGCACCATCGCCCTGCTCGCCCTGGCGATCTTCCTCGCCGCGCCGACCCTGCAGATGCCCGCGGTCACGAAGTTCATCGACGGTACCGGCCCGGTCTTCCAGGGCAACCTGTTCCCGTTCCTGTTCATCACCATCGCCTGCGGCGCCGTCTCGGGCTGGCATTCGATCATCGCCTCGGGCACCACGCCGAAGCTGCTGGCCAATGAAGGCGAAGCGCGGATGGTCGGCTACGGCGGCATGCTGATGGAGGCCTTCGTCGCGATCATGGCGCTGATCGCCGCTGCCTCGCTGCACCCGGGCGTTTACTTCGCCATGAACTCGCCGGGCGCCCTGGTCGGCACGACCGTACAGGACGCCGCACAGGCGATCAGCGCGTGGGGCTTCGTCGTCACCCCCGCCGAGCTGACCGACACCGCGAAGAACATCGGTGAATCCACCATCCTCGGCCGCGCCGGTGGCGCGCCGACGCTCGCCGTCGGCATGGCCCAGTTGCTGCACGGGATCATGCCGGGCGAAGGCATGATGGCCCTGTGGTACCACTACGCCATCCTGTTCGAAGCGCTGTTCATCCTGACCACGGTGGACGCCGGCACGCGCGTCGGCCGCTTCATGATCCAGGAACTGGCGGGCATGGCCTACGCGCCGCTCAAGCACACCGACTCCTGGCTCGGCAACGTGGTCGCGACGGTGATCTGCGTGGGCCTGTGGGGCTATTTCCTCTACCAGGGCGCGGTGGATCCACTCGGCGGCATCAATACCCTGTGGCCGCTGTTCGGCATCGCCAACCAGATGCTCGCGGCGATCGCACTGATGCTCGCCACCGTGGTGACGGTCAAGCTGAAGCGCGAACGCTTCGTGCTCGTGCCGGCGGTACCGGCGGTGTGGCTGGTGCTGTGCACGCTCACCGCGGGCTGGCAGAAGCTGTTCGATGAAAAGATCAGCTTCACCGCCGCGGCGAACAAGTACGCCGACGCCCTCGCCGCCAACAAGCTGCTGCCGCCGGCGAAGACGGCCGACGACATGCAGCGGATCATCACCAATGCCCGCGTCGACATGGCCCTCACCGGCCTGTTCATGCTGCTGGTGCTCACCATGCTGTACTTCTCGCTGCGGGCCATGGTCCGCGCGTGGAAGGCCAACCACCCGACCGCGCATGAAGAACCGTATGTCGCGCTGTCGAGCGTTACGCCGTAA
- the def gene encoding peptide deformylase, which yields MIRDILKMGDERLLRIAPVVPDAMIGSAELDELITDMFDTMHHAGGVGLAAPQIGVDLQLVIFGFDSSERYPDAPAVPQTILLNPVITPLSQDMEEGWEGCLSVPGLRGAVNRYSLIRYQGVDPRGEPIDRTAEGFHARVVQHECDHLIGRLYPSRITDFAKFGFTEVLFPGLDIGDD from the coding sequence ATGATTCGCGACATCCTGAAAATGGGCGACGAGCGCCTCCTACGCATTGCCCCCGTAGTGCCCGACGCGATGATCGGCTCGGCGGAACTCGACGAGCTCATCACCGACATGTTCGACACCATGCATCACGCCGGTGGCGTCGGCCTTGCCGCGCCGCAGATCGGCGTCGACCTGCAACTGGTGATCTTCGGATTCGACAGCAGCGAACGTTACCCGGATGCACCGGCGGTGCCGCAGACCATCCTGCTCAACCCCGTGATCACCCCGCTGTCGCAGGACATGGAAGAGGGCTGGGAAGGTTGCCTGTCGGTGCCGGGCCTGCGTGGCGCGGTGAATCGCTATTCGCTGATCCGCTACCAGGGCGTGGACCCGAGGGGCGAACCGATCGACCGGACGGCCGAAGGCTTCCATGCGCGGGTGGTGCAGCATGAGTGCGACCACCTGATTGGGCGTCTATATCCTTCGCGGATCACCGACTTCGCGAAGTTCGGGTTTACCGAGGTGTTGTTCCCTGGGCTGGATATCGGGGACGATTGA
- a CDS encoding helix-turn-helix domain-containing protein yields the protein MPLTNRGFSQRLHVALDMAGVKKGRGRITQLADLFDVSRETARKWLSDLGLPELERQIDMAVRFGVNFEWLATGRGSPSGATGVKESPALYRADSREQLRLVGLVSRLPKERRKALLVLVEALAEAE from the coding sequence ATGCCACTCACCAACCGAGGTTTTTCTCAACGCCTGCATGTCGCGCTGGACATGGCTGGCGTGAAGAAAGGCCGCGGCCGCATTACCCAGCTGGCCGACCTGTTCGACGTCAGCCGAGAAACGGCACGCAAATGGCTCAGTGACCTGGGCCTCCCCGAACTCGAACGCCAGATCGACATGGCGGTTCGTTTCGGCGTCAATTTCGAGTGGCTCGCCACGGGCCGCGGCTCGCCGAGCGGTGCCACCGGGGTGAAAGAAAGCCCCGCCCTCTATCGCGCGGATTCGCGCGAGCAGTTACGCCTCGTCGGGCTGGTCAGCCGTTTGCCGAAAGAGCGCAGGAAGGCGTTGCTGGTGTTGGTTGAGGCGTTGGCCGAGGCCGAGTGA
- the pyrF gene encoding orotidine-5'-phosphate decarboxylase codes for MTFMTSLQDAWRRNDSLICVGLDPEPGRLPAGLEGEEGIFTFCRDIVDATACLVCSFKPQIAHFAAQRAEGALERLIKHIHDKHPGIPVILDAKRGDIGSTARHYSVEAFDRYGADAVTLNPYLGHDSVAPFLERAEKGVILLCRTSNPGGADFQALDCGGQPLYLRVAETIARAWNGNGNCALVTGATWPEELGRVRAIVGNMPLLVPGIGAQGGDVAEVMKHGQTDDGKGLMISSSRAILYASSGSDFAEAAHRTADEMRKSVNSFRLEH; via the coding sequence ATGACCTTCATGACCTCGCTGCAGGACGCCTGGCGTCGCAACGACTCGCTCATCTGCGTGGGCCTCGACCCGGAACCGGGTCGCCTGCCGGCGGGCCTCGAGGGCGAAGAAGGCATCTTTACCTTCTGCCGCGACATCGTGGACGCCACCGCGTGCCTGGTCTGCTCGTTCAAACCGCAGATTGCGCATTTCGCCGCACAGCGTGCGGAAGGTGCACTCGAACGGCTGATCAAACATATACATGACAAGCATCCAGGGATCCCGGTCATCCTGGATGCCAAGCGTGGCGACATCGGCTCGACCGCGCGGCACTACAGCGTCGAGGCCTTCGACCGCTACGGCGCGGACGCCGTCACGCTGAACCCGTACCTCGGCCACGATTCGGTTGCGCCGTTCCTCGAGCGTGCCGAGAAGGGCGTCATCCTGCTCTGCCGCACCTCGAACCCCGGTGGCGCGGACTTCCAGGCGCTGGACTGCGGCGGCCAGCCGCTCTACCTGCGGGTGGCCGAAACCATCGCCAGGGCCTGGAACGGCAACGGCAACTGCGCGCTCGTCACCGGCGCCACCTGGCCGGAAGAACTAGGTCGCGTCCGCGCCATTGTGGGTAATATGCCTCTGTTGGTCCCCGGTATCGGCGCGCAGGGTGGCGACGTTGCCGAAGTGATGAAACACGGCCAGACGGACGACGGTAAGGGCCTGATGATTTCTTCCTCGCGCGCGATCCTCTACGCAAGCAGTGGATCGGACTTTGCCGAGGCAGCACATCGGACGGCTGACGAAATGAGAAAATCGGTCAACTCGTTCCGTCTTGAGCACTGA
- the ettA gene encoding energy-dependent translational throttle protein EttA, whose product MQYIYTMNGVSKIIPPKRHIIKDISLSFFPGAKIGLLGVNGAGKSTVLKIMAGVDKDFQGEARANPGTKIGYLAQEPDLDPNKTVREAVEEGVSEVLDAQKRLEEVYAAYAEEGADFDKLAKEQEALEGILAANDAHALERQLEVAADALRLPPWDALIGPLSGGEKRRVALCRLLLSKPDMLLLDEPTNHLDAESVDWLETFLHDYPGTVVAVTHDRYFLDNAAEWILELDRGRGIPWKGNYTEWLEQKDERLKQEANQEKSRQKAIQKELEWIRTAAKGRQSKGKARINRFEELNSVEYQRRNETNEIFIPPGERLGQEVIEFKNVTKSFGDRMLIEDLSFKVPPGAIVGIIGPNGAGKSTLMKMIMGKETPDTGEVKLGHTVKLAYVDQSRDALDGSNNVWQEVSGGSDILTIGNFEIQSRAYIGRFNFKGTDQQKIVGSLSGGERGRLHMAKTLLQGGNVLLLDEPSNDLDVETLRALEDALLEFPGSAVVISHDRWFLDRIATHIIAFEGDSHVEFFPGNYNEYEADKKRRLGDDAGPKRVKYKKLV is encoded by the coding sequence ATGCAATACATCTACACCATGAACGGGGTGAGCAAGATCATTCCCCCGAAGCGTCACATCATCAAGGACATCTCGCTCTCGTTCTTCCCCGGCGCCAAGATCGGCCTGCTGGGCGTGAACGGCGCGGGCAAGTCCACGGTGCTGAAGATCATGGCGGGCGTCGACAAGGACTTCCAGGGCGAGGCCCGCGCCAACCCCGGCACCAAGATCGGCTACCTCGCGCAGGAGCCGGACCTCGATCCGAACAAGACCGTGCGCGAAGCCGTCGAAGAAGGCGTGTCCGAAGTGCTCGACGCGCAAAAGCGCCTCGAAGAAGTCTATGCCGCCTATGCGGAAGAAGGCGCCGACTTCGACAAGCTCGCCAAGGAACAGGAAGCCCTCGAAGGCATCCTCGCCGCCAACGATGCGCACGCCCTCGAGCGCCAGCTCGAAGTCGCGGCCGACGCGCTACGCCTGCCGCCCTGGGATGCACTGATCGGCCCGCTGTCGGGCGGTGAGAAGCGCCGCGTGGCGCTATGCCGCCTGCTGCTCTCCAAGCCGGACATGCTGCTGCTCGACGAACCGACCAACCATCTGGACGCCGAATCGGTCGACTGGCTGGAAACGTTCCTGCACGACTATCCGGGCACCGTCGTCGCGGTCACCCATGATCGCTACTTCCTCGACAACGCGGCCGAGTGGATCCTCGAGCTCGATCGCGGCCGTGGCATCCCCTGGAAGGGCAACTACACCGAGTGGCTGGAGCAGAAGGACGAGCGCCTGAAGCAGGAAGCCAACCAGGAAAAGTCGCGCCAGAAGGCCATCCAGAAGGAACTGGAGTGGATCCGCACCGCCGCCAAGGGCCGTCAGTCCAAGGGCAAGGCGCGTATCAACCGCTTCGAAGAGCTGAACTCGGTCGAGTACCAGCGCCGCAACGAAACCAACGAGATCTTCATTCCGCCGGGCGAGCGCCTGGGCCAGGAAGTCATCGAGTTCAAGAACGTCACCAAGTCGTTCGGCGACCGCATGCTGATCGAAGACCTTTCCTTCAAGGTGCCGCCGGGTGCCATCGTGGGCATCATCGGCCCGAACGGTGCCGGTAAGTCCACGCTCATGAAGATGATCATGGGCAAGGAAACCCCGGATACGGGCGAAGTGAAGCTGGGCCACACGGTGAAGCTCGCCTACGTCGACCAGTCGCGTGACGCGCTGGATGGCTCGAACAACGTCTGGCAGGAAGTGTCGGGCGGTTCGGACATCCTCACCATCGGCAACTTCGAGATCCAGTCGCGCGCCTACATCGGCCGCTTCAACTTCAAGGGCACCGACCAGCAGAAGATCGTTGGCTCGCTGTCCGGTGGTGAGCGTGGCCGCCTGCACATGGCCAAGACCCTGCTGCAGGGGGGCAACGTGCTGCTGCTCGACGAACCGTCGAACGATCTTGACGTCGAAACCCTGCGCGCGCTCGAAGACGCCCTGCTCGAATTCCCCGGCAGCGCCGTGGTCATCTCGCATGATCGCTGGTTCCTCGATCGCATCGCCACGCACATCATCGCGTTCGAAGGCGACTCGCACGTCGAGTTCTTCCCCGGCAACTACAACGAGTACGAAGCCGACAAGAAGCGCCGCCTCGGCGACGACGCCGGCCCGAAGCGCGTCAAGTACAAGAAGCTGGTCTGA
- a CDS encoding serine hydroxymethyltransferase, translating to MFPKDATIAGYDDELAKAIADESRRQEDHVELIASENYASPRVMEAQGSSLTNKYAEGYPGKRYYGGCEYVDIAEKLAIDRLKKLFGADYANVQPHSGSQANQAVYFALLQPGDTILGMSLAHGGHLTHGAKVNLSGKIFNAVQYGIDPDTGLVNYDEVEKLAVEHKPKMIVAGFSAYSQVLDWARFRAIADKVGAYLFVDMAHIAGLVAAGVYPSPMDHAHVVTSTTHKTLRGPRGGIIVAKGLGEEIEKKLQSVVFPGIQGGPLMHVIAAKAVAFKEALEPAFTEYQKQVVANAKAMAKTLIGRGYKVVSGGTENHLMLVDLIGRDATGKDAEAALGKAHITVNKNAVPNDPRSPFVTSGLRVGTPAITTRGYKEADTIELANWICDVLDAPNDDAVIAAVREKVTAQCKKFPVYG from the coding sequence ATGTTCCCGAAGGATGCAACGATCGCCGGCTATGACGACGAACTCGCCAAGGCCATCGCCGACGAGTCCCGTCGCCAGGAAGATCACGTCGAGCTGATCGCCTCGGAGAACTACGCCAGCCCGCGCGTCATGGAAGCCCAGGGTTCGAGCCTGACCAACAAGTACGCCGAGGGTTACCCGGGCAAGCGTTACTACGGTGGCTGCGAGTACGTCGACATCGCCGAGAAGCTCGCGATCGACCGCCTGAAGAAGCTGTTCGGTGCCGACTACGCCAACGTGCAGCCGCACTCCGGTTCGCAGGCCAACCAGGCCGTCTACTTCGCGCTGCTGCAGCCGGGCGACACCATCCTGGGCATGAGCCTCGCCCACGGCGGCCACCTGACCCACGGCGCCAAGGTCAACCTGTCGGGCAAGATCTTCAACGCCGTGCAGTACGGCATCGACCCGGATACCGGCCTGGTCAACTACGACGAAGTGGAAAAGCTCGCCGTCGAGCACAAGCCGAAGATGATCGTCGCCGGCTTCTCCGCGTATTCGCAGGTGCTGGACTGGGCGCGTTTCCGCGCCATCGCCGACAAGGTCGGTGCCTACCTGTTCGTCGACATGGCGCACATCGCTGGCCTGGTCGCGGCCGGCGTGTACCCGAGCCCGATGGACCACGCGCACGTCGTGACCTCGACCACGCACAAGACCCTGCGCGGTCCGCGCGGCGGCATCATCGTGGCCAAGGGCCTCGGCGAAGAGATCGAAAAGAAGCTGCAGTCCGTGGTGTTCCCGGGCATCCAGGGCGGCCCGCTGATGCACGTCATCGCGGCCAAGGCCGTGGCGTTCAAGGAAGCCCTCGAGCCGGCCTTCACCGAGTACCAGAAGCAGGTCGTCGCCAATGCCAAGGCGATGGCGAAGACGCTGATCGGGCGCGGTTACAAGGTCGTCTCCGGCGGCACCGAAAACCACCTGATGCTGGTCGACCTGATCGGTCGCGATGCCACGGGCAAGGATGCGGAAGCTGCGCTGGGCAAGGCCCACATCACGGTCAATAAGAATGCCGTGCCGAACGATCCGCGTTCCCCGTTCGTCACCTCGGGCCTGCGCGTCGGTACGCCGGCGATCACGACCCGCGGGTACAAGGAAGCGGACACCATCGAGCTCGCGAACTGGATCTGCGACGTGCTCGACGCACCGAACGATGACGCTGTCATCGCCGCCGTGCGCGAGAAGGTCACGGCCCAGTGCAAGAAGTTCCCCGTCTACGGCTAA
- the nrdR gene encoding transcriptional regulator NrdR, with product MHCPFCQHEDTRVIDSRLTEDGGTVRRRRECPQCSERFNTFETAELKLPAIVKSGDRREPFDEHKLRVSFERALQKRPVPSDAVDAAMRAVTNDLRRCGEREVPSRQVGELVMRELKALDQVAYVRFASVYRRFEDVHAFREEIEKLERDLPSLEGLQLPLLEAARRGRKG from the coding sequence ATGCATTGTCCGTTCTGCCAGCACGAAGACACCCGCGTCATCGATTCCCGGCTCACCGAAGACGGCGGTACGGTGCGTCGCCGGCGTGAGTGCCCACAGTGCAGCGAACGCTTCAATACATTCGAAACGGCTGAACTGAAGCTCCCGGCGATCGTCAAATCCGGCGATCGTCGCGAGCCGTTCGACGAACACAAGCTGCGCGTCAGCTTCGAGCGTGCGTTGCAGAAGCGTCCCGTCCCGAGCGATGCGGTGGATGCCGCGATGCGTGCGGTCACCAACGACCTGCGTCGCTGTGGCGAGCGCGAAGTGCCGTCCCGCCAGGTTGGCGAACTGGTGATGCGCGAGCTCAAGGCGCTCGACCAGGTGGCCTACGTCCGCTTCGCGTCGGTCTACCGGCGCTTCGAGGATGTCCACGCGTTCCGCGAGGAGATCGAAAAGCTCGAACGCGACCTGCCGTCGCTGGAAGGGCTGCAACTGCCCCTGCTCGAGGCGGCACGGCGCGGGCGCAAGGGCTGA
- the ribD gene encoding bifunctional diaminohydroxyphosphoribosylaminopyrimidine deaminase/5-amino-6-(5-phosphoribosylamino)uracil reductase RibD, with translation MSRPFFQAMDHVHMAHALRLAARGMHTTQPNPRVGCVIARGETVLGTGFHPKAGEPHAEVFALREAGEAARGATAYVTLEPCAHHGRTPPCADALIAAGVGRVVIAHEDPFTEVDGKGIEKLRAAGIGVQIGLMRDAAHDINVGFFSRIQRGRPWVRVKLAMSLDGRTALADGSSKWITGEAARADVQRWRARASAILSASGTVLADDPRLTVRLPEGEAFVPPLRAILDSDLRTPAGFHVLDATAPTVLLHATDASVPAHLEGVARAAIRREAGKGLDLRAALHWLAGREVNEVHVEAGPVLCGALLAEGLADELLIYVAPVLLGHAARPMLHLPPLDDMASRWKLETVDRRQVGDDTRLLMRPVHA, from the coding sequence ATGTCGCGGCCGTTCTTCCAGGCCATGGACCATGTCCACATGGCCCATGCGCTGCGCCTCGCCGCGCGCGGCATGCATACCACCCAGCCGAATCCCCGCGTGGGCTGCGTCATCGCCCGTGGCGAGACGGTGCTGGGTACCGGTTTCCACCCGAAGGCCGGCGAGCCGCACGCCGAGGTGTTCGCCCTGCGCGAAGCCGGCGAGGCCGCACGCGGCGCGACCGCCTACGTCACGCTTGAGCCTTGCGCGCATCACGGCCGCACGCCGCCCTGCGCGGATGCGCTGATCGCCGCTGGCGTGGGCCGCGTGGTCATCGCGCACGAAGACCCCTTCACCGAGGTCGACGGCAAGGGCATCGAGAAGCTGCGTGCCGCGGGCATCGGCGTGCAGATCGGCCTCATGCGCGATGCGGCGCACGATATCAATGTCGGCTTCTTCAGCCGGATCCAGCGCGGCCGTCCCTGGGTGCGCGTCAAGCTGGCGATGAGCCTGGACGGGCGCACGGCGCTCGCCGACGGTTCGTCCAAGTGGATCACCGGTGAAGCGGCGCGCGCCGACGTGCAGCGCTGGCGCGCGCGTGCCTCGGCCATTCTTTCCGCCAGCGGCACCGTCCTCGCCGACGATCCGCGCCTGACCGTGCGCCTGCCGGAGGGCGAAGCGTTCGTGCCGCCCCTGCGGGCGATCCTCGACAGCGACCTGCGTACGCCGGCCGGCTTCCACGTGCTCGATGCGACGGCACCGACGGTGTTGCTGCATGCGACCGATGCAAGCGTGCCCGCGCACCTGGAAGGCGTGGCCCGCGCCGCCATCCGGCGCGAGGCAGGGAAGGGCCTGGACCTGCGCGCGGCATTGCACTGGCTTGCCGGGCGCGAGGTCAACGAAGTGCATGTCGAGGCCGGCCCGGTGCTGTGCGGCGCGCTGCTCGCCGAAGGCCTGGCCGATGAGTTGCTCATCTACGTCGCACCGGTGCTCCTTGGCCATGCGGCGCGTCCGATGCTGCACCTGCCGCCGCTGGACGACATGGCGTCGCGCTGGAAACTGGAGACCGTCGACCGCCGCCAGGTCGGTGACGATACCCGCCTGCTGATGCGTCCCGTCCACGCATGA
- a CDS encoding Gfo/Idh/MocA family oxidoreductase — translation MNAVRWGIVGCGAVTELKSGPAFSKVADSSLVAVMRRDADKARDYADRHGIARWYDDADALVGDPGVDAVYVATPPSSHREFALKVIAAGKPLYLEKPMAMDHRECLDIVEAGRAAGVPVFVAYYRRALPRFTTIARLLAEGAIGTPRLVNVLLHHPFEARYQDRANLPWTVQPAISGGGIFVDIGCHTLDILDFLLGPIADVRGLVRNQLGAYPAEDTVAMAFAFDSGVAGTGLWNFAADRREDRVEIVGDRGRLVFATFGDGPIRVETDGVVRELRVDNPVHIQQPLIATVVDALLGRGSCPSTGETAARTSWVMDQVLHQPV, via the coding sequence ATGAACGCCGTGCGCTGGGGCATCGTCGGCTGCGGCGCGGTGACCGAGCTGAAGAGTGGCCCGGCGTTCTCGAAAGTCGCCGATTCGTCGCTGGTCGCGGTGATGCGGCGGGACGCCGACAAGGCCCGCGATTACGCCGACCGCCACGGTATTGCCCGCTGGTACGACGACGCGGATGCCCTGGTCGGCGACCCGGGCGTCGATGCGGTCTACGTCGCGACGCCGCCGTCCAGCCACCGTGAATTCGCGTTGAAGGTCATCGCCGCGGGCAAGCCGCTTTACCTCGAAAAGCCCATGGCGATGGACCATCGCGAATGCCTCGACATCGTCGAGGCGGGCAGGGCGGCCGGCGTACCCGTGTTCGTCGCGTATTACCGGCGCGCGCTGCCGCGTTTCACCACGATCGCCCGGCTGCTCGCCGAAGGCGCGATCGGCACGCCGCGACTGGTCAACGTGTTGCTGCACCATCCCTTCGAAGCGCGCTACCAGGACCGGGCGAACCTGCCCTGGACGGTGCAACCCGCGATCTCCGGCGGCGGCATCTTCGTCGACATCGGCTGCCACACGCTGGACATCCTCGACTTCCTGCTCGGCCCGATCGCCGACGTGCGCGGCCTGGTACGTAACCAGCTCGGCGCCTATCCCGCCGAAGACACGGTCGCCATGGCCTTCGCGTTCGATAGCGGCGTGGCCGGCACGGGCCTGTGGAACTTCGCCGCCGACCGGCGCGAGGACCGCGTCGAGATCGTCGGCGACCGCGGGCGGCTGGTCTTCGCCACCTTTGGCGACGGGCCGATCCGGGTCGAGACCGACGGGGTGGTGCGCGAGCTGCGCGTCGACAACCCCGTGCACATCCAGCAGCCGCTGATCGCGACGGTGGTCGATGCGCTGCTGGGGCGCGGAAGCTGCCCCTCGACCGGCGAGACCGCGGCACGCACAAGCTGGGTCATGGACCAGGTCCTCCACCAGCCCGTGTAG
- a CDS encoding riboflavin synthase, with protein sequence MFTGIIQAVGRIARLEPRGGDVRLVVDTTTLDMADVALGDSIAVSGVCLTVIAFDAASFAADVSNETLAMTSLGKHKAGDAVNLEKALRLADRLGGHLVSGHVDGTGKVVSVVPDGRSLRWTFEVPRELARYIAHKGSVCIDGTSLTVNEVDGNRFGVNLIPHTVEHTTFAARRPGDAVNIEVDVVARYVERLLSSGGPPRLDEAFLKQHGFA encoded by the coding sequence ATGTTCACCGGCATCATCCAGGCCGTCGGCCGCATCGCGCGGCTGGAACCGCGCGGCGGCGACGTTCGCCTCGTGGTCGACACCACCACCCTCGACATGGCCGACGTCGCCCTGGGCGACAGCATCGCCGTGTCCGGCGTCTGCCTCACCGTCATCGCCTTCGACGCGGCCAGCTTCGCCGCCGACGTCTCCAACGAGACCCTCGCGATGACCTCGCTCGGCAAGCACAAGGCCGGCGACGCGGTGAACCTCGAGAAAGCCCTGCGCCTGGCCGACCGGCTCGGTGGCCACCTCGTCTCCGGCCACGTGGACGGCACGGGCAAGGTGGTCTCCGTCGTCCCCGATGGCCGTTCGCTGCGCTGGACCTTCGAGGTACCGCGCGAACTGGCCCGCTACATCGCGCACAAGGGCTCGGTCTGCATCGACGGCACCAGCCTTACCGTGAACGAAGTGGACGGCAATCGCTTCGGCGTGAACCTTATCCCGCATACGGTGGAACACACGACGTTCGCGGCGCGTCGCCCTGGCGACGCCGTGAATATCGAAGTCGACGTCGTGGCGCGTTACGTGGAGCGGCTGCTTTCCAGCGGTGGCCCGCCTCGCCTCGACGAGGCTTTCCTGAAGCAGCACGGCTTCGCCTGA